One region of Kytococcus sedentarius DSM 20547 genomic DNA includes:
- the rpmH gene encoding 50S ribosomal protein L34: protein MSKRTFQPNNRRRARKHGFRARMSTRAGRAIMAARRGKGRAKLSA from the coding sequence ATGAGCAAGCGCACCTTCCAGCCGAACAACCGTCGTCGTGCCCGCAAGCACGGCTTCCGCGCCCGCATGTCCACCCGCGCCGGCCGCGCCATCATGGCCGCCCGCCGTGGCAAGGGCCGCGCGAAGCTGTCCGCCTGA